Proteins found in one Gemmatimonadota bacterium genomic segment:
- a CDS encoding AAA family ATPase, whose product MPFHADLHLHSHYSRATSKNLNLEHLYKWAQLKGIRVVGTGDFVHPGWMDELEEKLQPAEEGLFRLKPEVERTMDGQVPAACRAPVRFMLTVEISNIYKRLGRVRKVHNIILAPGFEAAKSLQAHLGAIGNIRSDGRPILGLDSRDLLEITLETDPMACLIPAHVWTPWFSALGSRGGFDRISDCYGDLTEHIFAVETGLSSDPLMNWRLEQLDPYVLVSNSDAHSPGKLGRETTLFDTSCDYPAIYSALSDPEDEGLTGTVEFYPEEGKYHYDGHRKCERRMHPRETIDGKGLCPDCGKPVTVGVMARVEALADREEGKKPPRARHFFSVIPLPEIIGEAKQVGPGTKTVDTVYQAMVSRLGSELDILLDIPEDDIAQVGGTLIAEGIRRMRVGEVDILPGYDGDYGVIKLFNPEDRLGDDTQIALLEDLPVKEKKPVRADPVPDDTPAVGEDETPEVDEASPAITNGKADVAVPVPAVPETTAFAMPVETTPDVADLEAPEAPEDATSMSGPLNEDQLKAVTHREGHLLIVAGPGTGKTHTLTHRMAYLARHETTPGRMLAVTFTNKAAGELKARLATLLNGQAGVMKTRQGAVLDGQEGILKAQQGAQLDGQDGTAAMVGTFHGICLALMRQWSRHASIPFSLSVATPDDQERLARAQWPLDNAVQLRRRLEEVARWKASGRSGEIPEAVSAYTRLLRRHGLLDFDDVILETTKLLRSDERFRQNVHERFHYVFVDEYQDINPAQHDLLKILVEGGARMTAIGDPNQAIYGFRGADTRYFHSFEEDFPGAAVRYLGENYRSAATLLDASSQVMRASGASTAPPPVAALYVQGRLVIRETRSDRAEAEYVVHQIERMVGGTSHFSQDSGRLEHGPDPGEERSFGDIAVLYRVNSQNTALVEAFERSGIPYHVAGDTSLINRPGVQEIVTLLQLGDGRTVTTGSALRCLSSTIDGLGDRTVELIEELWKKRNQITIDHVRELMDHPRLLMKRSRNGVEALLSDLKTINTDLEKRTAAHILENLARSSIWDKLKWRYPRADDSLRELARYARIETELPVMLDKLLLSQEYDAFGEASEHVNLMTLHAAKGLEFPVVFVVGCEDGLVPLQHGGEVSDADEERRLFYVAMTRAKERLYLVRSGKRMLFGEVRTTRPSPFLTDIEEQLKQYDRPDGPRKSDPGRRKKAKSKPTNQLSLFG is encoded by the coding sequence TTGCCCTTCCACGCCGATCTGCATCTCCACTCCCACTACTCGAGAGCGACCAGCAAGAACCTGAACCTGGAGCACCTGTACAAGTGGGCCCAGCTGAAGGGCATCCGGGTGGTGGGCACCGGGGATTTCGTTCACCCGGGCTGGATGGATGAGTTGGAGGAGAAACTGCAACCGGCCGAGGAGGGCCTGTTCCGGCTGAAGCCCGAGGTCGAGAGGACGATGGACGGCCAGGTGCCGGCCGCCTGCCGGGCGCCGGTTCGTTTCATGCTGACGGTCGAGATATCGAACATCTACAAACGGCTCGGCCGCGTGCGGAAGGTGCATAACATCATCCTGGCGCCCGGATTCGAGGCCGCCAAGTCCCTGCAGGCCCACCTCGGCGCCATCGGCAATATCCGATCGGACGGACGTCCCATCCTGGGACTGGACTCCCGGGACCTGCTGGAGATCACCCTCGAGACCGACCCGATGGCCTGCCTCATCCCCGCCCACGTCTGGACGCCCTGGTTCTCGGCCCTGGGATCAAGGGGAGGATTCGACCGGATATCTGACTGTTACGGCGACCTTACCGAGCACATCTTCGCCGTCGAAACCGGCCTGTCGTCCGATCCGCTCATGAACTGGCGGCTGGAGCAGCTCGACCCCTACGTGCTCGTATCGAACTCCGACGCCCATTCGCCCGGAAAGCTGGGCCGGGAAACCACCCTGTTCGATACATCCTGCGACTATCCCGCGATCTACAGCGCCCTGTCCGATCCTGAAGACGAGGGACTGACCGGGACGGTGGAGTTCTATCCAGAAGAGGGCAAGTACCACTATGACGGGCACAGGAAGTGCGAGAGAAGGATGCACCCGAGGGAAACGATCGACGGGAAGGGCCTGTGTCCGGATTGCGGCAAGCCCGTGACCGTGGGGGTTATGGCCCGCGTGGAAGCGCTTGCGGACCGTGAGGAGGGGAAGAAGCCCCCCCGCGCGCGCCATTTCTTCAGCGTGATCCCCCTGCCCGAGATCATCGGCGAGGCGAAACAGGTGGGACCCGGTACCAAGACGGTGGATACGGTTTACCAGGCCATGGTCTCGCGACTGGGCAGCGAACTCGACATCCTCCTGGACATACCGGAAGACGACATCGCACAGGTAGGCGGCACCCTGATCGCCGAGGGCATTCGCCGCATGCGCGTCGGCGAGGTGGATATCCTTCCGGGGTATGACGGAGACTACGGAGTGATCAAGTTGTTCAACCCGGAGGACCGGCTCGGAGACGACACGCAGATCGCCCTGCTGGAAGATCTTCCCGTGAAGGAGAAGAAGCCGGTTCGAGCGGATCCCGTGCCGGACGATACGCCGGCAGTGGGGGAGGACGAAACGCCGGAGGTGGATGAGGCGTCCCCGGCAATCACCAACGGGAAGGCCGACGTCGCGGTTCCGGTGCCGGCTGTACCGGAGACGACGGCGTTCGCGATGCCGGTAGAGACGACCCCCGACGTGGCGGACCTGGAAGCGCCTGAAGCTCCGGAAGACGCGACCTCGATGAGCGGACCGCTCAATGAAGATCAGTTGAAGGCCGTAACGCACCGCGAGGGACACCTGCTTATCGTGGCGGGGCCCGGCACCGGAAAGACTCACACGCTGACCCACCGCATGGCGTACCTGGCGCGTCACGAAACCACGCCCGGCCGCATGCTGGCCGTGACCTTCACCAACAAGGCCGCCGGGGAGCTGAAGGCACGACTGGCCACACTGCTCAATGGGCAGGCCGGGGTAATGAAGACTCGACAGGGCGCAGTACTCGACGGGCAGGAAGGGATACTGAAGGCTCAACAGGGAGCACAACTCGACGGGCAGGACGGCACGGCCGCCATGGTCGGCACTTTCCACGGGATCTGCCTCGCCCTGATGCGCCAGTGGTCCCGCCATGCGAGCATTCCCTTCAGCCTGAGCGTAGCGACGCCCGATGACCAGGAGCGGCTGGCCCGCGCGCAGTGGCCGCTGGACAACGCCGTGCAGCTGAGGAGGCGGCTGGAGGAGGTCGCCCGATGGAAGGCGTCGGGCCGAAGCGGTGAAATACCGGAAGCGGTGTCGGCGTACACCCGGCTCCTGCGTCGGCATGGGCTCCTTGATTTCGACGACGTCATCCTGGAGACCACCAAGCTCCTGAGGTCGGACGAGCGGTTCAGGCAAAATGTGCACGAGCGGTTCCACTATGTTTTCGTGGACGAGTACCAGGACATCAACCCGGCCCAGCACGACCTGCTGAAGATCCTGGTGGAAGGCGGCGCGCGGATGACCGCCATCGGCGATCCCAACCAGGCGATCTATGGTTTTCGCGGAGCGGACACCCGTTACTTCCACTCCTTCGAGGAAGATTTCCCCGGAGCGGCGGTACGGTACCTCGGCGAGAACTACCGATCCGCGGCTACCTTGCTCGACGCCTCGTCCCAGGTCATGCGCGCTTCCGGCGCTTCCACGGCGCCGCCGCCGGTTGCCGCGCTCTACGTCCAGGGACGCCTGGTCATCCGGGAGACCCGGTCGGACCGGGCCGAAGCCGAATACGTCGTGCACCAGATCGAACGCATGGTGGGCGGCACCAGCCATTTCTCCCAGGATTCGGGGCGTCTGGAACACGGGCCGGACCCGGGCGAGGAACGATCCTTCGGCGACATCGCCGTACTGTACCGGGTGAACAGTCAGAATACCGCCCTGGTGGAAGCCTTTGAACGCAGCGGAATACCGTACCACGTAGCAGGGGATACGTCCCTCATCAACCGGCCGGGCGTGCAGGAGATCGTTACCCTGCTTCAGCTGGGCGACGGACGGACCGTCACCACAGGCTCGGCGCTGCGGTGCCTGTCTTCAACGATCGACGGGCTGGGGGACCGGACCGTGGAACTCATCGAGGAACTCTGGAAAAAGCGCAACCAGATCACGATCGACCACGTGAGAGAACTGATGGATCATCCCCGCCTGCTCATGAAGCGATCCAGGAACGGCGTGGAAGCCCTGTTGAGTGACCTGAAGACGATCAATACCGACCTTGAAAAACGGACGGCGGCCCACATATTGGAGAACCTGGCGCGCTCTTCCATCTGGGACAAGCTGAAGTGGCGTTATCCCAGGGCGGATGACAGCCTGCGCGAGCTCGCCCGGTACGCCCGAATCGAAACGGAACTGCCGGTCATGCTCGACAAGCTGCTGCTCAGCCAGGAATACGACGCTTTCGGCGAAGCGTCGGAGCATGTGAACCTCATGACCCTGCACGCGGCCAAGGGACTCGAATTCCCGGTCGTCTTCGTCGTGGGGTGCGAAGACGGCTTGGTGCCCCTGCAACACGGCGGCGAGGTGTCGGACGCGGACGAGGAGCGCCGCCTGTTCTACGTGGCCATGACCCGTGCGAAAGAACGGCTTTACCTGGTTCGGTCCGGGAAGCGCATGCTCTTCGGGGAGGTGCGTACCACCCGGCCGTCACCCTTCCTGACCGATATAGAAGAACAGTTGAAGCAGTACGACCGTCCGGACGGTCCGCGAAAATCGGATCCGGGCAGGCGGAAAAAGGCGAAATCCAAACCGACGAACCAGTTGAGCCTGTTCGGCTAG
- the cysC gene encoding adenylyl-sulfate kinase produces the protein MGERPREAKKPFVLWFTGLSGSGKSTIADRVHRSLQESGIKAERLDGDEIRAVFPDTGFDRPGRMAHIARVGFLASVLERNGICTIVSLISPYREAREEVRQRCGRFIEVHLSTPLAVCEARDVKGLYARSRRGEISGFTGLDDPYEAPETPELRIDTSRLTAAESEKMVMEHIAPFL, from the coding sequence ATGGGGGAAAGGCCGCGCGAAGCGAAGAAACCCTTTGTCCTGTGGTTCACCGGGCTGTCCGGATCGGGAAAGAGCACGATCGCGGACCGGGTCCACCGAAGTCTGCAGGAGAGCGGGATCAAGGCGGAAAGGCTGGATGGAGATGAAATCCGGGCCGTTTTCCCCGACACGGGGTTTGACAGACCCGGACGCATGGCCCACATAGCCCGCGTGGGTTTCCTGGCGTCGGTTCTCGAGCGAAACGGCATCTGTACAATCGTGTCGCTCATTTCGCCTTACCGGGAGGCCCGGGAGGAAGTACGGCAACGCTGCGGGCGGTTCATTGAAGTGCACCTGTCCACGCCCCTGGCTGTGTGCGAGGCCCGGGACGTAAAGGGACTGTACGCCAGGTCGAGGCGGGGAGAGATCAGCGGGTTTACCGGACTGGACGATCCCTACGAAGCACCGGAAACGCCGGAATTGCGTATCGACACCTCGCGGCTGACGGCCGCGGAATCCGAGAAGATGGTCATGGAACACATCGCCCCCTTTCTGTAG
- a CDS encoding TolC family protein: protein MFRVSSVFDVRTVRRITRIAATARQEVFLRSAMAMLVFVFVSAALVSSCASAPKPQRPSLDTPVPLQWTAAPSEGGTIDERWWSDFSDARLDGIIDEALTRNFELKSVTGRMQAARAQARIVGAPLLPQVSLDFNRTRTRRNFIGFPIPGGNGGVLKTTSTNYGVSTNINWEIDLWGRLSDDKAAALADLQGSQADLYGVRSSVAGQTAKAWFAAIEARRQLDLARATRDNFSVVNERIENRYARGLRPALDLRLSLANVAAAEAVVLQRMQAFDGVVRQLEILLGRYPSAELAIASELPPVPSTVPAGLPADLIARRPDLMLAERQLAAAGARIGVAKKARYPAIRLTGSGGTSTAALTDLLDGDFIVWSLVSSLLQPLFQGGRLSAGVDLAEANRDQVLANFADRALRAYGEVETALAADGLLRRREAALLEATTQAAAARELAESRYHGGLSDVITMLDAQRRAFDSEGQYLAVRRQRLDARVDLYLALGGGFERMATETADIKEIGDLQE from the coding sequence ATGTTCCGAGTTTCTTCTGTGTTCGACGTCCGTACGGTTAGGCGCATAACAAGGATCGCCGCCACCGCCCGCCAGGAGGTTTTCTTGCGATCAGCCATGGCCATGCTCGTGTTCGTATTCGTGTCCGCGGCGCTGGTATCGAGTTGCGCTTCGGCGCCGAAGCCGCAGCGTCCGTCCCTTGATACCCCGGTTCCCCTTCAGTGGACCGCCGCGCCGTCGGAAGGCGGCACGATCGATGAGCGCTGGTGGTCGGATTTCAGCGACGCCCGGCTGGACGGGATCATCGACGAAGCCCTCACCCGCAACTTCGAACTCAAGTCGGTCACCGGCCGCATGCAGGCCGCGCGGGCCCAGGCACGCATCGTGGGCGCCCCCCTGCTGCCCCAGGTCAGCCTGGATTTCAACCGTACCAGGACACGCCGGAACTTCATCGGATTCCCGATTCCCGGCGGGAACGGCGGTGTGCTGAAGACGACGTCGACGAACTACGGCGTGTCGACGAATATAAACTGGGAGATCGATCTGTGGGGCCGGCTGAGCGATGACAAGGCGGCCGCGCTGGCGGATCTGCAGGGTTCGCAGGCAGACCTCTATGGCGTCCGGTCTTCCGTGGCCGGCCAGACCGCCAAGGCGTGGTTCGCCGCCATTGAAGCCCGCCGCCAACTCGATCTGGCCCGGGCGACAAGAGACAATTTCAGCGTGGTGAACGAGCGGATCGAGAACCGGTACGCGCGCGGACTCAGACCCGCCCTCGACCTTCGCCTTTCGCTCGCCAACGTGGCCGCTGCCGAGGCCGTCGTCCTCCAGCGTATGCAGGCCTTCGACGGCGTCGTCCGGCAGCTCGAGATCCTGCTCGGCAGGTATCCTTCGGCCGAACTCGCCATCGCTTCAGAGCTACCCCCCGTACCCTCGACCGTGCCGGCCGGACTGCCCGCCGATCTCATCGCGCGCCGGCCGGACCTGATGCTGGCCGAGCGGCAGCTCGCCGCGGCCGGCGCCCGTATCGGCGTAGCGAAGAAGGCGCGGTACCCGGCCATCCGCTTGACCGGTTCGGGCGGGACGTCCACCGCCGCGCTGACCGACCTCCTCGATGGCGATTTCATCGTCTGGAGCCTCGTGTCCAGCCTGCTGCAGCCCCTGTTCCAGGGCGGGCGGCTCAGTGCGGGGGTGGACCTGGCCGAGGCCAACAGGGACCAGGTCCTGGCGAACTTCGCGGATCGGGCCCTGCGCGCCTACGGGGAGGTGGAAACCGCCCTGGCGGCGGACGGGCTTCTCCGGCGGCGCGAAGCCGCGCTCCTGGAAGCGACGACGCAGGCGGCGGCCGCCCGTGAACTGGCGGAATCGCGTTACCACGGCGGACTGAGCGACGTGATCACCATGCTGGACGCCCAGCGGCGGGCCTTCGATTCCGAGGGACAGTACCTGGCCGTGCGGCGTCAACGGCTGGACGCCCGGGTAGACCTCTACCTGGCGCTGGGCGGCGGATTCGAACGAATGGCAACGGAGACCGCCGATATAAAAGAAATAGGTGATTTACAGGAGTAG
- the msrA gene encoding peptide-methionine (S)-S-oxide reductase MsrA, producing the protein MYTVARPGGEPAPRSGEATQTEQTSEIALATFAGGCFWCMEPPYDELDGVISTIAGYIGGTTPNPTYGQVTTGRTGHTEAMEVRYDPSKISYQELLDVFWVNIDPTVDDRQFCDKGNQYRAGIFYHDAEQKALAEASRQKIIDSGRFDRVVTEVTPASTFYRAEEYHQDYYIKNPLRYKFYRYNCGRDRRLEELWGD; encoded by the coding sequence ATGTACACCGTGGCCCGGCCCGGCGGCGAACCCGCGCCGCGATCCGGCGAGGCCACGCAGACCGAGCAGACCAGCGAAATCGCGCTGGCGACCTTTGCCGGTGGCTGTTTCTGGTGCATGGAGCCGCCCTATGACGAACTGGATGGCGTCATTTCGACCATCGCGGGTTATATCGGCGGAACAACGCCAAATCCCACTTACGGGCAGGTAACCACCGGCCGTACGGGACACACTGAAGCCATGGAGGTCCGTTACGACCCGTCGAAGATCTCCTACCAGGAACTGCTGGACGTCTTCTGGGTGAACATCGATCCCACGGTGGACGACCGGCAGTTCTGCGACAAGGGCAACCAGTACCGCGCCGGGATCTTCTATCACGACGCCGAACAGAAAGCGCTGGCCGAAGCATCCAGGCAGAAGATCATCGATTCCGGCCGGTTCGACCGCGTGGTGACCGAGGTCACCCCGGCGTCGACGTTTTACCGGGCCGAAGAATACCACCAGGATTACTACATCAAGAACCCGTTGCGGTACAAGTTTTACCGGTACAACTGCGGCCGGGACCGCCGCCTGGAGGAACTGTGGGGCGACTGA
- a CDS encoding efflux RND transporter permease subunit, which produces MNYVLAWFARNNVAANLLMMTIIVGGLLMISRLKVEIFPEFETDIVIITVPYLGAAPAEVEEAVCVRVEEAIQDLDGIKKLSSTASEGVGRIQVEVDPDADARTLLHDLKSRVDAIDTFPEETEKPVIQEIIFRRQVIDVAVAGRLDEPSMKRLAEEIREDLLSQPEISHVNLASVRPYEISIEVSEAALRRYGLTFSEVVGAVRNSSLDLPGGSVKTPGGEILLRSKGQALVGAEFDRIVLRSRSDGTRLLLSHVARVVDGFAETDVFSRFDGKPAALVKVFRVGNENILDVSGAVHRYVAARQAELPDGVELITWQDQSRLLESRLDLMIRNGQLGFLLVFLCLALFLRIRLAFWVALGIVICFLGTFWMMPLVGASINMLSLFAFIMVLGIVVDDAIIAGENIYAHQERGVEPATAARMGVQGIAKPITFAVLTTIVAFMPMFFVEGLMGKFFEIFPIVIILMLLFSLIESLLILPTHLRHGQPKKKENPLPRTFLLVRPFYLVLFYADKWLYELQDNVARHLRRFVDGVYVPLLKKALSWRYLTLSIGVGAIILTTGLVAGGILRFVFFPTVENEFVSAHLTLAEGTPAEVTDRYIGLIEESAVLLQRQVGDEIARDDPGSDTEVIRNIMAAIGEQPNAARAQQNAGGIVGSARSSHIGEVVLGLSPSETRNISGEEIVNRWRDLIGPIPDVVELSFTSSLFNAGEAINIELSSPDPEALLQATAELKGTVANYDGVMDVADDFRPGKQEIRLNVTPEGEALGITMAGLSRQVRQAFFGEEAQRIQRGRDDVRVMVRYPESERRSLGDMENMRIRTPTGIEVPFSLAAQAEMGRGYSSIRRTDRKRVITVTADVNDAVASSNDILSDLTSSYLPSLMARYPGLTYTLEGQQRNQQESIESLSFGFLVALLVIYGLLAIPFKSYVQPMIIMSVIPFGIVGAVLGHLIMGFAISLLSLFGIVALSGVVVNNSLVLVDFINRGRDRAGPDADLHEIIRNAGVARFRPVLLTSITTFAGLVPILMERSLQAQFLIPMAISLGFGVLFATAITLILVPICYYILEDGLAFLSSVRNRLSGQVLEPGEAAESPAS; this is translated from the coding sequence ATGAACTACGTACTGGCCTGGTTCGCACGGAACAACGTGGCGGCCAACCTGCTCATGATGACGATCATCGTGGGCGGACTGCTGATGATATCCCGGTTAAAGGTCGAGATCTTTCCCGAGTTCGAGACCGACATTGTCATCATCACAGTCCCCTACCTGGGCGCGGCGCCGGCCGAAGTGGAAGAAGCGGTATGCGTCCGGGTGGAAGAAGCCATTCAGGACCTGGACGGCATCAAGAAACTCAGTTCCACCGCTTCAGAGGGGGTCGGCAGGATCCAGGTCGAGGTGGACCCCGACGCCGACGCCCGCACGCTGCTCCATGACCTGAAGTCCCGCGTGGACGCCATCGACACCTTCCCGGAGGAAACGGAGAAACCGGTGATCCAGGAGATCATCTTCCGGCGCCAGGTCATCGACGTCGCCGTGGCCGGGCGGCTGGACGAGCCGTCCATGAAGCGCCTGGCCGAAGAGATCCGGGAAGACCTGCTGTCCCAGCCGGAGATCAGCCATGTAAACCTGGCGAGCGTCCGTCCGTACGAGATATCCATCGAGGTTTCCGAAGCCGCGCTCCGCCGCTACGGGCTGACGTTCTCCGAGGTCGTCGGCGCCGTGCGGAATTCCTCGCTCGACCTGCCCGGCGGCTCGGTGAAGACCCCCGGCGGCGAGATCCTGCTCCGATCGAAGGGACAGGCCCTGGTCGGAGCCGAATTCGACCGGATCGTGCTGCGGTCCCGCTCCGACGGCACGCGGCTTCTCCTCAGCCACGTGGCCCGGGTCGTCGACGGATTCGCGGAAACGGACGTCTTCTCCCGGTTCGACGGAAAACCGGCCGCCCTGGTGAAGGTCTTCCGCGTGGGCAACGAGAACATCCTCGACGTCTCCGGCGCCGTGCACCGGTACGTGGCCGCCAGGCAGGCAGAGCTGCCGGACGGCGTCGAGCTGATCACCTGGCAGGACCAGTCCCGGCTCCTCGAAAGCCGGCTCGACCTGATGATCAGAAACGGCCAACTGGGTTTCCTGCTTGTATTCCTCTGCCTGGCCCTGTTCCTGCGCATCCGGCTGGCGTTCTGGGTCGCCCTGGGTATCGTCATCTGCTTTCTCGGCACTTTCTGGATGATGCCGCTGGTGGGCGCTTCCATCAACATGCTCTCGCTTTTCGCCTTCATCATGGTGCTCGGCATCGTGGTGGACGACGCCATCATCGCCGGGGAGAACATCTACGCGCACCAGGAAAGGGGGGTGGAGCCCGCGACGGCCGCGCGGATGGGCGTCCAGGGGATCGCCAAGCCCATTACCTTCGCGGTCCTGACGACCATCGTCGCCTTTATGCCCATGTTCTTCGTGGAGGGGCTCATGGGGAAATTCTTCGAGATCTTCCCCATCGTGATCATCCTCATGCTGCTCTTCTCCCTGATCGAGTCCCTGCTCATTCTGCCCACCCACCTGCGCCACGGACAGCCGAAGAAGAAGGAAAATCCGCTGCCCCGTACGTTCCTGCTGGTCAGGCCTTTCTACCTCGTGCTCTTCTACGCCGACAAGTGGCTGTACGAACTGCAGGACAACGTTGCCCGGCATCTCCGGCGATTCGTGGACGGCGTCTACGTTCCCCTGTTGAAGAAGGCACTCTCCTGGCGGTACCTCACCCTGTCCATTGGCGTCGGCGCGATCATCCTCACCACCGGGCTCGTGGCCGGCGGCATCCTCCGCTTCGTGTTTTTTCCGACCGTGGAGAACGAATTCGTCTCGGCGCACCTTACCCTGGCCGAGGGTACGCCCGCCGAGGTCACCGACCGGTATATCGGGCTGATCGAGGAAAGCGCCGTACTGCTGCAGAGACAGGTCGGCGACGAAATCGCCCGTGACGACCCCGGGAGCGATACCGAGGTCATACGGAACATCATGGCGGCCATCGGCGAACAGCCGAACGCCGCCCGGGCGCAGCAGAACGCGGGAGGCATAGTCGGGTCCGCCCGGTCCTCCCACATCGGTGAGGTCGTACTGGGCCTGTCCCCGTCGGAAACCCGGAACATCAGCGGCGAGGAAATCGTTAACCGCTGGCGGGATCTCATCGGTCCGATTCCCGATGTGGTGGAACTCTCGTTCACCTCCTCCCTGTTCAATGCGGGCGAGGCGATCAACATCGAACTGTCCAGTCCCGATCCCGAAGCGCTGCTGCAGGCTACCGCCGAGTTGAAAGGCACGGTGGCGAATTATGACGGCGTCATGGACGTGGCGGACGATTTCAGGCCGGGCAAACAGGAGATCAGGCTGAACGTAACGCCCGAAGGAGAGGCCCTCGGCATCACCATGGCGGGGCTGTCCCGTCAGGTCCGGCAAGCCTTCTTCGGTGAAGAAGCCCAGCGGATCCAGCGGGGCCGTGACGACGTCCGCGTGATGGTGCGTTATCCCGAATCGGAAAGGCGGTCCCTGGGCGACATGGAAAACATGCGCATTCGGACGCCGACCGGCATCGAAGTGCCCTTCTCACTCGCGGCGCAGGCGGAGATGGGACGGGGTTATTCCAGCATACGGCGGACGGACCGGAAGCGCGTCATCACGGTCACCGCCGACGTGAACGACGCCGTCGCCAGTTCCAATGACATTCTCAGCGACCTCACGTCATCGTACCTGCCGTCCCTGATGGCCAGGTACCCGGGCCTGACCTACACCCTGGAGGGACAACAGCGCAACCAGCAGGAGTCCATCGAAAGCCTGAGCTTCGGATTCCTGGTCGCCCTGCTCGTGATCTACGGACTGCTGGCCATCCCCTTCAAGTCCTACGTCCAGCCCATGATCATCATGAGCGTCATCCCCTTCGGCATCGTGGGGGCGGTCCTGGGCCATCTGATCATGGGATTCGCGATTTCGCTGCTCTCCCTCTTCGGTATCGTCGCGCTGTCCGGCGTCGTTGTGAACAACAGCCTGGTACTGGTGGACTTCATCAACCGCGGACGCGACCGTGCGGGACCCGACGCGGACCTGCACGAGATCATCAGGAACGCGGGGGTCGCCCGGTTCCGGCCCGTGCTGCTGACCTCGATCACGACCTTCGCCGGGCTGGTTCCGATCCTGATGGAACGAAGCCTCCAGGCGCAGTTCCTCATCCCCATGGCCATATCCCTCGGATTCGGCGTGCTATTCGCGACCGCCATCACGCTGATCCTGGTGCCCATCTGCTACTACATCCTCGAAGACGGGCTCGCCTTCCTGTCCAGTGTCCGGAACCGGCTGAGCGGACAGGTCCTGGAACCGGGCGAAGCGGCCGAATCGCCGGCTTCCTGA
- a CDS encoding efflux RND transporter periplasmic adaptor subunit, which translates to MNKWLRISLPLAIVAGSVLIMVFLVRSRPVVESRMPDVPPPLVRTAVATLDTVRLTVRSQGAVMPRTESALSAETDGQIVFVSPSFVPGGFFERDELLVRLDPRDAELAVTRAAADTARFATALQIEQEEARLAEDEWRRLGSGAPMPLVLREPQLAQARANLEASVAALQQAKLNLERTEIRAPYAGRVRKKNVDVGQFLRRGEALATIYAINYAEIRLPIPDEELAFFDTPMQFRGETARVAGPPVVISAEFAGRRHRWDGTVVRMEGEIDPMSRMVYAVARVQNPYGRGANPDRPPLGIGMFIEAEILGKRYPDVAVLPRTAMHGENRIAIIDDENRLRFRRVEILRIASDQVYVHSGIEAGERVCLSALETQVDGMEVRVLESSSSGTVVQEEEGTGR; encoded by the coding sequence ATGAACAAGTGGCTTAGAATATCCCTTCCGCTGGCCATTGTCGCGGGATCGGTGCTGATCATGGTCTTCCTGGTCCGCAGCCGGCCCGTGGTGGAAAGCAGGATGCCGGACGTCCCGCCTCCGCTGGTTCGCACGGCCGTCGCGACGCTGGACACGGTCCGGCTCACGGTACGGTCCCAGGGTGCGGTGATGCCCAGGACCGAGAGCGCGCTTTCGGCCGAGACGGACGGTCAGATCGTCTTCGTATCTCCTTCCTTCGTTCCCGGCGGGTTCTTCGAAAGAGACGAGTTGCTGGTGCGCCTCGACCCGCGCGACGCGGAACTGGCGGTCACGCGTGCCGCCGCGGATACGGCCCGGTTCGCCACCGCGCTGCAGATCGAGCAGGAGGAAGCCCGCCTCGCCGAGGACGAATGGCGCCGGCTGGGATCGGGCGCACCCATGCCGCTTGTCCTGAGAGAACCTCAACTGGCCCAGGCCCGGGCCAACCTGGAAGCGTCCGTCGCGGCGCTTCAGCAGGCGAAGCTCAACCTGGAACGAACGGAGATCCGCGCGCCGTACGCCGGCAGGGTGAGGAAGAAAAACGTGGACGTGGGCCAGTTCCTCCGGCGGGGCGAGGCGTTGGCGACCATCTACGCCATCAACTACGCCGAGATACGACTGCCCATACCCGATGAAGAACTGGCATTCTTCGATACGCCCATGCAGTTCCGCGGCGAGACGGCCCGCGTCGCGGGGCCCCCGGTCGTGATCAGCGCCGAATTCGCCGGCCGCCGGCACCGGTGGGACGGCACGGTGGTCCGCATGGAGGGTGAGATCGACCCCATGAGCCGGATGGTCTACGCGGTAGCCAGGGTCCAGAATCCTTACGGCCGGGGCGCGAATCCCGACCGGCCACCCCTGGGCATCGGCATGTTCATCGAGGCCGAGATCCTGGGCAAGCGCTATCCCGATGTGGCGGTATTGCCCCGGACGGCCATGCATGGCGAAAACCGGATCGCCATCATCGATGACGAAAACCGGCTTCGGTTCCGGCGTGTCGAGATCCTCCGGATAGCGTCGGACCAGGTATACGTCCATAGCGGAATCGAGGCCGGCGAACGCGTCTGCCTGTCCGCCCTCGAAACCCAGGTGGACGGCATGGAAGTGCGCGTACTCGAATCGAGTTCGTCCGGAACCGTCGTACAGGAAGAGGAAGGCACGGGCAGATGA